The genomic stretch AGGCGGATTATCTCCCAGGCCTTTCCGATTACCTCGTCGTTGAAACCGAGGAGGTAAAGGGAGCGGTCTATGTTCTTGCTGGCCTTGAGAAACGCATCAACGTCATCGACGAATATGAAATCGAAGTGCCTGCCCTTCAGAACCTCATCGAACTTCCTGGCCATCCACTGGGCACTGGTGACGAGTATCCCGTAGTCCTCGTTCTGAATCTTGGCCAGCATCTCCTCCTTCTCCTTCTTCCGGAGGTTGCCGTGGTAGTAGGCGAGGTTGACCTCAACGCCCGCATTCTCCGCTATCTTCCGAATCTTCCTGACGGTCTGAACCACCAGCGGCGTTGTTGGGACGACTATGTAGCTCTTCTTTCCCCTGGTCGCGTGCCAGACCGCCATGAACGCCCCAAAGGTGCTTTTTCCCATCCCCGTGGGGGCTATGATTGAGAAGCTCCTGCCCTTCAGGAGTCTCTTTACCCATGTCCTCTGGGCGCTCCAGAAGGTAAAACCGGTGGCCTTTTCGAAGAACCCCTCAACTTCACGCAACCCATTCTCAAGGGAGTATATCCTCTCCCACTCCTCCAACGTGCCTCTGAGCTTCAGGGCGCTTCTAACCGCAGTTATGAGGTCAAAATAAGAATCGGCGGTGACGGTATCATCGAGACACTCGCTGCACGGGTTCTTATTGATCAGCCTCTCATCGGAGATTCTACCGAGGCAGTTCGGGCACATCTCCCGATAGATCGCCTTCATTTTCTCACCCTCTAAGTTTCTATTTGGTGCGTGGGGGATTTATAAGGCTTTTTTAGAGGGCCGTCTCAAGCTCCCTCAGTTCGTTCTCGAGCCTCAGCGCCAGCTCATAGTCGCTGAAAACGTGCCGGTATTCCTCAATCACCTCTTCAAGAAAGTGCAGGGCTTCTCTTTTCCCGGTCATGTCCACGAGCCTCAGTGCCCGTCTGAAAAGCCTCGCGACCTCACTCCCGCTCTCGTCAGTGCTGAGGGCAAAGCGGAGCTCCTTAATGGTGACGTCGAGGGCCAGCTCCGGAACCTCCGCGAGGAACTCCATGGCAACCGCTTCCGGGAAGAGATCGGCGTGACGGTCGAAGGCCTCAAAGTAGAACCCGTTCTCGTGGGCCTTCATAACGGCCGCAACGTGCTTGCAGTCACCGCCCAGAGGGCAGGTGCAGGTGTTTTCTCCCGTCGAGAGGTTCAGCTCCACGTAGTACGGGTAAGTGCCCAGGACCTTGGAAAAGAGCCTGTCACCGTACTTGACGACCCATAGGACCTTTCCAGCTCTGTAGTAGCGCTCGCCCTTCCTGAGGGTCTTCTCATCCATGGCTCTCACTCTCACCGCTTGGCCGGGGTTGCTTTAAGCCTTTCGGACGAAAGCGTTTTATCCTCCGGGAGCATACTATAACCGGTGGTGACCATGGATGTTTTTGAGCTGGCCAGGCGCTATCACGACGAGCTGAGTATAAAGGAGCCGAGCATGTCCACGATGGCGGCGGAGTTCTTTGGCGACCTGGGTCT from Thermococcus celericrescens encodes the following:
- a CDS encoding SWIM zinc finger family protein: MDEKTLRKGERYYRAGKVLWVVKYGDRLFSKVLGTYPYYVELNLSTGENTCTCPLGGDCKHVAAVMKAHENGFYFEAFDRHADLFPEAVAMEFLAEVPELALDVTIKELRFALSTDESGSEVARLFRRALRLVDMTGKREALHFLEEVIEEYRHVFSDYELALRLENELRELETAL